A window of Oryza glaberrima chromosome 2, OglaRS2, whole genome shotgun sequence genomic DNA:
gatgtcccaaaaaaaaaaaaatccagcccTCCGCGCGCGCCACTCCGGTCTCCTCTCCCTCAGAATCGGCGGCCCGCGACTTGTCCTCTCCCTGTAGCTAGCTATTCGTTTGCACAAGCCAGTGCTCGCTCAAAGCTGCCGCTGATGGATTCCGCGCCGGCGAAAATCGCCTCTCCCGTCCAATCCAATACCCTACCTGGCTAGATTCACCTCCTCCGCTCTGCACTCATCCATCAATGTGCGtgcgtgggggggggggggggggggggtgaaagCTCCCGAATTTTTGGccggttcagacttcagaggtCAGATCCACTTTTTCTGCTATTTCATCCTTCAATTCCAAccgataattaattaaaaatgaaGAAATCAAACCGGAAATTTTGTGTGGGTTTGATGTTGAGTCCAGAAGTGACAAGCGTTGGTTGGATCATGGATTGGGTAAAATCGGCGGTTTATTGTTCTACCATTGACTTCTGTGTTGGCACCTCATGTTCATTTCACCTCATTATTCAGTTCTACAAGTTACCTTCCTGGCCACTTGACCAGCAAAGGTAATCATGTTAACTGTTAGCTGACCCAGTAAAGGCCTTGTTTTGTCAATGTTATTACCTGCTTCCATGAAATTGCCTTGTAATTCTATTGTCAATTTGTCACAGCCTAGTAATTTCTAACATGGAAAGTTTACTGACAATAGGAGGTGCCTTCCGCCTCAGAacatcatatactccctcccaAGTTCAAAGGAGCAGCATTTGAAGTACATGCACAGTTAGACATGATAATCTTTGGCGCCATGGTTGTCATAGATATGTAAATTGGGCATGTGAGAAGATTTGAGTATAATTGTTTCAATAAGCTATAGTTCTATTTGTTTCCTGCAAATATGTTACAACTGGAATTTGGTCTTTTGCCCTGGACTAGTGGTGATTTCCCGCATGCTGTATGCCATTGTCAATAGGTACAAGGATCATAGCAGGATCTAGTTTAAGGCTTAAGCATGTCCCTTTGTAATTTTTGTCTCTTGTTGGTGATTGTACCTCTTGTAACAAAATAATAGTATCATTCAAGATGCTATAGTAAAGACCTCACACTATGgtcctttttcccccttttcagtTTTTCAAGTTCAGAATGTGAGGTTCCATAAAACTGTTTGCAAAAAATAATGGTAGTAGTCTTACCATTTTATCCTGAAGCTCTGATAAAAATAGGCAACAAAATCTATAAGTTGGTACGCAACGTCACAACTTGCAATTTTCCACAAGGTTGATGACTACATTATATCCCATTAGTATATAGAACAGTACCGCACAAGTGCAAAGTCATTACTTGTAGTACCAAACATTATGCCAACAAATGATTTTGTTTCAGAGAGGTGCTTCTGTGAATATTTTACTCAAGGGCTCCCATAATTCCACGGCTGTGCAGTGCAGAGCCCATGTCATGTTTCCTTGACCCTTTCTATGTTTGTTACCTGCCTCGATTTCTGCCACTCCTCATGCTTTAATAATGCATCAGTACATAAAGTTCATCTAAATCCATTTGCTAGTGCAAGGCTTGTTCTTGCAGGTTCTGTGACTGCCTTTTCAGGTGCACTGAGAGCTGATGGGGTTGGTTGTCACTGCAGCCTCAGCTGCAGTAGAATGGGTGGTGCAAAGCATCCTCGGGAGTTTCTTCACTGGGCAGTTACAAGTTTGGACTCGTGAAGTTGGGCTTACCGAACATGTGCAAGGGCTTGAGTCTGAGATGAGAAGCATGCAGATGGTGCTCGCAACCACTGACAGAAGAAAGATTGACAACGGGCCACTATCTGAGTCGCTGAATGAACTACAAGATGTGCTTTTTGATGCTGAGGATGTGATGGACGAGCTTGACTATTATCAGCTCCAGCAACAGATCGAAGGTGGTGCCTCAATCATTAATCTTTTGTTTCATATTTCTTGCTTTCTGCTTGTTTTGTATTGGTAGGGTTATGAGCTTATTATGTGGCTAAAAGCAGCTGAATACCATAGGCACCACCTGCCAGTTTATACCTCGGTTAATTGAGAACGCTTTTTTTCGTGAATGCGGTTAATTGAGATTACTTTTCCATTGTTTGAACATCTATTAATTATTGTTTTAAGGAAACCTAGGTTAACTAGTAGTGGCTTTCTTTTGCTTGTCCCCATAACAATTGATTGCTTGCTTATCCAGGGAAAGGCTCTCGTGCTTCTGCTTGTATTGATCCTGAGGGAAGCTGTGTGTCTTCATACACTCCGTCCCTTTTTCAGCAAGTAAGCAGCGGCATGAATCAAATTATTGGTTGGGCCATGCATggcagaaaaaggaaaagagaggaagagccAACTCATAGCATCATACTACCTCTTGAGATTAAACATGATATTTCTGACAGGATCAAAGGAATACTGAATCAATTGCGCATTAAGGGCAAGCCTGTGCTGGAGATTCTTCAGCTAGAGCTTTCATGCCAAATTGCAATGTCAAAGCAGATTCAGAGTGAGCCCAGGAAGCCACGCCAGACAACATCCCTTCTGATTGAACGCAAGGTGTACGGGAGGGATGCAGAAAGGGACAACATAATAGAGCTTTTAACAAAGGGAAAATCTAGTGATTTAGGTGTTTTGCCATTAGTTGGTGTTGGTGGTGTTGGGAAAACAACGCTTGCTAGATTTGTATACCATGATCAAAGAATTAAAGACCATTTTGATTTGCGAATGTGGGTTTGTGTATCTGATAATTTCAATGAGAAGAGCCTAACTCGTGAAATTTTAGAGCATGTGTGTAAAGATAGACAAGGCTATGAAAATATATCCAAGCATGGACCAATTTTTTCCCATTAAATTTGTGATCCTTTGGGAACAGGGAACAATATGAGAAACAATGCTGCAGGTGGACCGGTAGATATTCATAACTAATCATCAAGATGGATAGAATATCATCATCCTGTCCTACAAGAGATTTCCATTTGTACTGAACTTTTCTCCAGTGCTCAAAGCTAACACTCCTGTTCAGAAGGGCACCAACGCTCTGTGCAGCCAGCGGATTGCCCTTTAGTTCTCTAGCAATATCTTTCCCAGTGGATTGAAAAAATGGATCAAGCTCCAGGTTCTCATAACCATTAAATGCCCATGCCTTGAAGAGCAACCAAAACTCTGTTTCATCCAGACCATTCACTTCAACCTTGTTAACTGTTCCTATCCTTTTTGCATCTGATGTCCTTCGAGTTGTCACTAAAATCATGCAGCCGGTTGCTTCATTACATTTGAATGGAGCTAACAGATTATTCCATCCACTCATGTCCCCATCTTCCCACATATCATCCAATACGAGCAGAAATCTTTTGCGTCTAATATTCTCCAAAAGGGTCTCCTGCAGTGCACCAAAACCGAAATTTTGTGGAGCTTGACTACGGTGCTTTCTACTCGTAGTATTCTACTACCAGTAAAAATGATCTAAACCATCCGTTTAGAAGGGTATATTAGTACTTACTAATTATGTGCTTAAGGTAATTTGGGTATTTgcgttttccttttcttttagtcTCGTATTGCTCCGACCGTCTCGCCGCATCCatccgccgtccgttcctgcACAGCTCGATTCCGGTGGTGGCGCCCATTTCGATCAGCCGGCGTTcatcctgccgccgccgttttATCTCCCCGTCGGTGACCTCGATTATCCTGCCATCCTCCACCCCTGGTATTCCCGCCGTCGATGTCACTGATCCCAGTCTAGCCACCACGGCCGTGCCAACCTCCGTTGCTGGCGACCACGCGCATCTGCACTGCACCGATCTCCTCCACTATCGACCACGGCCATGCCGATTTCTTCGGCCCTGACGACCGCGTTCACATCCGCGttgatctcctcctcccactgAACAAGCGAACAGCTAGTATTTATTTTCGATTATCATGGTACTTGTGTGTTTGCTCTCAATCGAATTTGATTTCTTCGTTGTTGATAAGAAGAGGAACCTGCTTTTTTGAAACGAACCGCACAAGAAGAGGAACCTGCTAATGCTATTGCTACTAGATTGCATGTATAGCGTTGTATACAAGTTCCAATTCGATTTATCGGATGTGACTTTGATATGGATGGATGCTGAATTTTGATTCGGGCTGGATGCAATATACTGGAGTATATATTAATTCTGAAGATGTAATGTGCTAGctattataatattatttgaATAAAATACAATTCAACTGAATCTCTAAACTTGAGTGTGTATAAAATACTATTTTGACTGTTAATTTCTgttatggtatatttctaaaaatctaaaagtattgtttgaaaagaaaatactcACAATTTTAGGATCGTTGACACAGTTCCTGAGTTTTTATCTGAGGGAACATTTCTGAATTAGAAACTCAGTTCCTGAGTTGTTTTTTTAGGGAGCAGTTCCATATAGTTACTAACTTATAGTATTAATTACTAATTTGTCCATGTATGTCCACAAGCATTCTCATAAATCATCATGATATATATTCTTTAACTGCTAGAATATTTTCATTATGAGATGAGATTTTAAAGCAGCCGCGACTGTCAGATTCACTTGTATCACAGAATTGTTCACTTTCCTGAACATGTTTGTAACTTGCGAAGTAATCCTCAAGCCGGAGCTATGAGAGGGAGCATGTGTAAGAAGCATCAACACAATTGAAGGTTGGGGATGGACCACTGACGTTTCTTCagctttttattttgttgtatcAGAGACTTTGTTCAGATGATTATATACTTCTTAAGTGATATGCATGTAAATGTGGAGATCAGGGGTGTAATTAGCAAAAAATAAAGCTCTATCAAGCCAATTTTCAGGATATATTAACCGTGGTGATTGCAGATTAATTTCTGTTAGGTGAAGATAAAAAAGATAGTTGCAGTTATGTTAGatgattgaaaaaaagaagtggTGTGGTACTGGGATTGACCCCTCGCGACATGGACAAAATTAAAGCATCTTGCAGTAACCATCCACGGCAACTCCCAAGTGCAAATATATATCATCTTTGTCTATTCATTTGTTTTAAAACACGAACACTGTCTACCAAAGAAAACCACGTGGGATATATCGCAAGGGAGTATATTACTGCTTCTGTGATAGacattaaatattaaattatggcgagtacaaaaaatatatatatttcaattcaGACATTGGTCGTTGTCCTTTATAAAATATCAGCCCCATACCATGCTGCTAGATCATACTCGCAGAACAGGATACAACTCTTGAATGCAAGAAGCATGACTTTTGCCAGTAATTCCAACGTGCAATCTCCAACAAGACAATGAAAGGCAAACTCACCATTGGAGCTCCGCTGCATGGctgaaaaaatgaaaagaaaattatacaCATTGGAAAGCCTCCAAAATAAAATGATCTGCAGAGCCTTACAAAATTATGGACCTTAACTGTTCCATGTTGGCCGTAACCACTATAAACTAGTAGTATCTTCTGAAATTTGACTTATGTGATGTAGCACAGGGAGTGGAACTATTTCTGCAAGCAACGAATCAAATAAAAATCGATCTGTGTGTAATTTACGAAGTATAGAGAACTCCAGAATTAGTACTAGAATTTTACTGAAGCAAAATCATAACCATTTAAACCGCTGTCGGCTGCTCATCAACTAAAATAGAATGAAGCACAAGCGCAAATCATCTCTCGCTAATGGTCACAGAAGAATTATCTATGTGGTGATTTGATAACATTTGTCAGACACATTTCAAATTTGTATAGTTGGGACAACAACCTCAGTAGAAATCTAGCAGGTTGTGCTTATGGAGTACTACTTGGTGTTAAAACTGAATTTTGCTCGCGTCAGGCTGCTACTTTTGGAGGATCTAATAGTGATCCTACAGCATTACTGTATCATTTATCAGGAAGTGATGGGAGAAAATGAGACAGGACGTTACCTGTTCTCGAACCAATAGCAGCCGAAGAGATGGGATGAACAATCAACGGCAACATCAAGATGACGGCGACGTTGCATCATCAGCCTCTCCTCCGCCGGACTGCCATACAAGCAGCACATCGTGGATCCGCCGCCCTTGCCGAGGCGCCGAGCACGTACGCCGCAGCCGCCACAGGTCGCTGGAGGTAGAGAAGGTGGATGGGGCAGAGGGCCGCGAGGGCGCTGGAGGCGATGAACGCGGCGAGGGAGATGGACGGGCGACGGAGGCGACGATGGAGGTGAACGGGAGGCCCAGAATGGCGtcgaaggaggcggcgagggcgggggaggcggacggcgacggagagggccggagaaggcgacgcggGCGGAGGAGACGGACGGTGAAAGAGGAGGCGgacaaggcggcgacggcgggggatACGGACGGCGATGGAGGGGGCGGAGAAGGCGGTGAGGCCGGGGGAGGCGACGGTGCTGGAGGGGAAGGAGATGCCGATGGCGCTGGAGGCGACAgaggcggagagggagaaggaccggcgacggaggcggcgaaggagaTGGACGCCGACGGAGGCGGGGATGGAGGATAATGGCATCGATTAGGataggatagagagagagagggtgaagAGTTAGATAAAAACAAATTACGATAATACCCTACGCGAATTATTACCTTTGGATAAATATATCCCTCCACATTTCTACTCCCATAAAATTTGGTGGGAGTAGAACTCGATCTTAACCATATGATTAAATATGATCAACGGTTCGGATTAATTTCTACTccaagtagaaagcaccggagcggGACTCTCGAAGGTGTCCAAACTTGACTCGTATTTCAACTGAAGGTTTCAACCAGCTCATCGTTTTAGAGTGTCTGGTTATACAAGAGTGTCCTAATTTGTTTCAGCTACAGATCTCAGATCAGGCAAATAATACATCATCTGCTACAAACATCCCTGCCCTCCCATCTCTCACCATTTCATCATGTGGCATAGCAGGTAGGTGGTTAACTCAAATGCTTCATCATGTTAACTCCCTTGAGAAGTTGGACTTATTTGATTGTCCACAGATGAAGTTTCTATTAACCAATCAACCTACAGAAAGGGAAGTAACCAGCAGTTTGGCTTCAGCAGAGATAACCTCAGCAGGGGATGAACAGCTTCTGCAAATTCCATGTAGTCTCCTCCATTCTCTAAAGCGGCTCTCCATTTCTGAATGTCCAGACCTAGAGTTTTGTAGCGGCAGTGGTGGCTTTGCAGGATTCTCCTCTCTTGTGCAGCTACAGATTAAGAAGTGCCCCAAGCTGGTCTCAGCATTGGTGAGCGAAACAAATGATAATGGATTACTCCCAATGTCACTTCAAGATCTTAGCCTCAGTCCTCTCTCAACAAACTTGCAGTCCTTCTCCCACGAAGGCCTTCCCTGCCTCAGAAGGTTAAGCCTATGTAGGAGCCAGCATTTGAAGTCCATGCAGCTTCATTCCTGTACATCCTTGGAGTATATGAAAATCTTGGGATGCCGATCCCTGGTTGTGTTGGAGGGCCTCAGCTCCCTTCGAAGATTAGACATCCAGATGAATCCTGAGCTGTCAGCTGCATGGCATCTCaaactgcaagaacaagaacaaggtAGCAATCAGGATCAGGTGTTTCCTCCTTCACTTGTGGAACTTCACATCTCAAATCTCGAAGGAAGCATCAATTCGCAATTTCTGTGTCTTCCTTCAGTAACAAAATTAGCCGTGCGGGATAGTCCAGCCTTGAAGTCTATTCAGTTGAAACACTGCATGACACTGGAAAAGCTAGAGATTATCAACTGCAAGTTGCTTGCTTCAATTGAGGATTTCCACTCAATTATAAACCTTAGATCCTTGAAGGTACTTGGCACCCGCAGCTTATCTCCATATCTGCAGCAAGAGGCCTCTGGGATGTGGTTCCGACTGGAAAGTCTAATGATTGATGATGCAACTGTGCTCTCTGTGCACTTATGCAAACAACTCACATCTCTAAGAATCCTACAATTCTGGTCTATGGGCATTGCGAGACTGACGGAGGAACAAGAGAGAGCACTCCAGCTTCTCACCTCCCTCCGACAACTTGGTTTCTCGCGGTGCCAGAAGCTTGAGTCACTTCCTGCAAATCTACGAAGCCTTGACTTCCTTGAGGTACTACATATCGATGAGTGCCGGAGCATCCGAAGGTTGCCGGAGATGGGCCTCCCGCCTTCTCTCAGTTACCTTGATTTGTACGGCTGCTGCGAGGAGCTCTGTATGCAAGGTAGAATGGCAGAAACGGAGAAGCTTAAAGTTGAGATTATTTACAAACAGTGAATCGATCCCTGTAAGACACTCCTGAGGTACACTTTTGTTTCCACGAGTCACATATTTAGATCATCTTTCTTAAGATGTATTGCAGCAATGCCAGTCACCGTATGTTGTAATGCTGCCTTGACTGCCATTTCGGTGTTGCTGCCAGCATCGGCATGTTCATCTTGCCTGTGTTCAAGGCTGCCTAGTCTAGATTATTTCTACTTATAATCAATTGCAAACTTCGCTAGAGTAACAGAAAATAAGGAAATTTTTAGTGTATTCTTCTTGCTGGTGACTTGACGTTTGTCATATAAAGATCACTAATGTGTACTTGTGCTAAAAAAATCAGGATGCAAATGGACTAGGGCTGAGAGCAATTCCAGGAGAGGATTACTGTCGAATTGTAATACAGTACCCAAGCGACACAGATTCTAAGTGGGTAAGTTGCACATGTGCCGTGTAATTTCCTTCTGGATGCAGGCCTTCCCCATTTCAATTGTAGCCAGCTCCTGACATAGTTTGCAAAGGCCTCTTTTAATTATTGCTTGCAACCTAGCTTATGGTTCTGAAAATCGCCATTAGCGTGTACAATATTCCTTGCATACTCGTGCCACCTTTTGTGATGCATGTGTTTGTTTTCTTAGTTCTTATGCACTGATATTTGCAGAAAGATCCAAAAACTGGAGAACCTGAAGGTTTATCATTTGATTTCAATCTCTGTGAAGCTGTAGCCTCATGGGAGCAGGTTAGTATTCATTCAACTGACATATGTATGTGATTTTTACAGATGTATTGAAGTTCAACATTATATGATATAACACAAAACATGGCGATCCTCAGTATATCACAAACTATGATGCCTTATTGACCAGATGTTTGTAGATCACAGTATTAGTTATTGTTATGGACTTATGGATCACAGTATTCTATTTAGTTATTGTTATGGACTCATGGTCACTCAGTTGTTATTTTCCTAGGTCTGCAATAGCACAACAATACTCACAAAGCTGTTATTACAGTGTCGACATGTATGGATTTACAGTAGACCCAGGATGCAAGGAATGGTTGGTGCTATCGATCTTACGTACTAAATATGATGTATGTTGATCTGCAGATCTTACAGTTGATGTGATGATCTTTCAGGATGAGGTACTTTTCGGAGTCCAGAAAGGGACACACTTCACTACATGGGAGAGCATATTATCAAATGATGGAATGTCTTGGTGTGAGTTTCTCATTTCCCCTAATCCGAACTAATAGAACCATTCCTACATGGAGGGATTATTACTTAGCCACACTGTTATCGTGTGAAGAGATTGACTTGTTGATTTCTTGAAAAaaagggtaaattggaaccatgccattataattttgcaaagtttgagatatgccatcggtatatcaatgacatgtaggacccacatgagtcaatgacatgtgggtcaggatggcatatctcaaattttgcaaaatgtgCAGCTTGTAAAAATCCACTCACCTATGCAAGGTGATCCTGGC
This region includes:
- the LOC127761240 gene encoding disease resistance protein RGA2-like, producing MRSMQMVLATTDRRKIDNGPLSESLNELQDVLFDAEDVMDELDYYQLQQQIEGKGSRASACIDPEGSCVSSYTPSLFQQVSSGMNQIIGWAMHGRKRKREEEPTHSIILPLEIKHDISDRIKGILNQLRIKGKPVLEILQLELSCQIAMSKQIQSEPRKPRQTTSLLIERKVYGRDAERDNIIELLTKGKSSDLGVLPLVGVGGVGKTTLARFVYHDQRIKDHFDLRMWVCVSDNFNEKSLTREILEHVCKDRQGYENISKHGPIFSH